The genomic region AATAGTAACGCGGCCAGCAGAACGGCCAGCAGCAGGTGTAGCACGAGCACGACCCCgacctctagaacctgaagtagaagatCGTCCTCCGACGGTACGAAGTACTAGAGCCGCTCTGAAAGCAGCTGTGACTGCAGGTGAACACGCAGCAGGGGTGATCACCGTACCTGAGGTACTAGCTGTAGCTGCAACAGAAGAAGCAGCATAGACCACCACAGAGGAAGaagagctagcagcagtgctagcaacAGTGGCTGTGACGGAGGTAGAGGCAGAAACAGAGCGTTGATTTTCGTTATTTGAATAAAaaaagtccgaaggacgattttcCCTTACCTCACATCGATATCTTGGTTGACAACACCGCCAAGCATGTCCTCTTATGTTTCATGGATAGGTATGCCGACTACAATCAGATAAAGATGGTCGAGGAacatatgcataagaccgctttCACCTCAaagtggggaacctattgttacacaGTGATGCCTTTCGGTTTGATAAATGCCAGGGCGACATGCCAAAGAACATCGACGAtgttgctacatgacatgatgcacaaagaaagAGAGGtctatgttgatgacatgatcgTGAAATCAAAAGAATACAGTGGTCATCTCGAAGCGCTAAGTAAGTTTTTTGACAGATTGCGTAAGTACAATATgagattaaatccacaaaaatgcgcattcggagttaCTTCTGGCAAGCTTTTGGGCCACATAGTTAGCCACCATGGCATCGAAGTTGACCCATCAAAGATTAAAGCCATTATGGAAATGCCGCATCCCGAGACCAAGAAGCAAATCCGAGGCTTCCTGGGCCGAATACAATACATAAGCCGATTATTCGCGAAGCTGACAATGATATGTGAGTTGATATTTAAGAAGTTGAAGGCCGGAGAACACGAAATATGGGATGATATTCAATTCCGATCCTATAGTTTTAAATAGAATTGTTAATTTAGTCTATCGAAAAGCTTTTTTATGCATTAAATGAGAATAGATGAAAAAGGTTGTTTAAGTTGAGTAATATGAGGGATAAAATATTAAATGATCTGAGGATGTAGAGAGAGTTTTTattgcaaaaacaaaaaaaagatgtAGAGAGTTTAGGGGAAAAAAAAGAACAAGATGGGGAGATGAGGTGAGATGGAGTCATGAAGGAGTTGAGGCGGCCTAAGTGTGAGCTTATAGGTTAGGAATCTCCTAGATAAGTAATATTGCTGGTCCATATTTTAATTTCGGTTTATTTGGTTTGCTTGTGCTTTAtaccttttgcattttttttgttttaccgTAGTGGACAATAATGTCGTGTAGATATGTCAAACGGGTCGGGGCTCGAGTCTGGCCTTACAGGTCGGGTTATACGTGTCTTGGATCGgattagggtcagaatacggatCAGATAAAAGATTATGACGTCTTTTATTTTACCATTTTACAACCGAAAAACATTTTTTAAAATCAAactatatttaatattaataatattatattcattattttaataattattttattatttaatgataTAAAATTGTcgtttaaataaattttttaattaaaaatataaaaataatatactatattttatatttattatttcgattataaaataaaaatattaatattttaataatattcttCATTTATTTTTGACCCATCGGGTCGAACGGGTTGGGTCGATTTTCGACCTTAGAATAACAGGTCATTTCGGATTCAGGGTCATTTTGGGTCGTGGGTCAAGATTTTCGAGTGTTTGACCCTAAAAAAATTGGGTCATATTTTAACAGGTCTAATATTATCGTTTATTTTCACGATCCTCCATGTTAAAATATATTCGCCAAAATCGCATTTGTGGCTCCGGTGCCCACTGCCATTGACATTCCTCCCCTTCTTTGCATTTTATGTGTTTACGGTATATATGTACATTATTTTCTTCATTTCATTAATTCTTCTAATATTTCTGATTTTACATTCAAAGctatttaaatttttcaaatgatAAATTTTTTAGTACCTTATTTATTCATGTTTTTAAATATTAAATCCTGTAAAATTCTATCCGCACGGacataattataaaatattaatatattattattattattattattattattattattattattattataaacatCATATTGTGTTATTTTATTATTACATGAAATATAGTTGTGCATATTTTTGCACGGGCCTAAAGGCTAAAACTAGTATAGCGTATTTCATAGTTAGGTCCGTATACATTTAACATATAATAGTCGGGTCTCCGACTCTCCGTATAGCGTATCCCAACAGAATTGAATCTCAAGaaaccaaaaccccaaaaccaGAAGAATGGCAGGAAAAGAGGGTCTCCGCAAAGCAGTAGCGACAACAATCAAACTAATAGTCCCAGCAGGTGCAGCAAAACCGGCACCACCGGTGGGACCAGTACTAGGTGCTGCCGGATTGAACACGATGGCCTTCTGCAAAGACTTCAATGCCCGCACCCAGAAATTCAAACCCGATACTCCAATGGCCGTCAAGATTACAGCTTACAAAGATAGAACATTCGAGTTCACCGTCAAGTCTCCTTCCGTGCCTTGGTATCTCAAAAAGGCTGCCGGTCTGGAATCCGCTAGCGTCCGGCC from Silene latifolia isolate original U9 population chromosome 3, ASM4854445v1, whole genome shotgun sequence harbors:
- the LOC141647917 gene encoding large ribosomal subunit protein uL11m-like, with the translated sequence MAGKEGLRKAVATTIKLIVPAGAAKPAPPVGPVLGAAGLNTMAFCKDFNARTQKFKPDTPMAVKITAYKDRTFEFTVKSPSVPWYLKKAAGLESASVRPGHIVASSVSVKHVYEIAKIKKEDPGSAHLPLEGICKSIVGTAKSMGIKVVNQLD